In one Desulfatiglans sp. genomic region, the following are encoded:
- a CDS encoding Zn-ribbon domain-containing OB-fold protein, translated as MASKDIDVRFSKFGTISFTSTTKVNDFIDRIEQGKISGTICKGCGAKYFPPRADCCKCFTSSMDWFDVNGKGKLLTYSKLEYAPIGFENDLPYCIAVVDFGEYKAFGRLSGDIADSEITGGMELKAAVNKLPNGQLNYVFEKA; from the coding sequence ATGGCTAGCAAAGACATTGATGTAAGATTCAGCAAGTTTGGTACAATCAGTTTCACCTCCACAACAAAGGTAAACGATTTTATAGACAGGATTGAGCAGGGAAAGATATCAGGCACCATATGCAAGGGGTGCGGGGCAAAATATTTTCCGCCCAGGGCAGACTGCTGCAAATGTTTTACAAGCAGCATGGATTGGTTTGATGTAAACGGCAAAGGAAAGCTGCTTACATACAGCAAGCTGGAGTATGCCCCGATAGGTTTTGAAAATGACCTCCCCTACTGTATCGCAGTGGTTGATTTTGGCGAATACAAGGCATTCGGCAGGCTCAGCGGGGATATTGCTGACAGTGAAATAACGGGCGGTATGGAGCTTAAGGCAGCAGTGAACAAGCTCCCCAATGGACAGCTCAACTACGTTTTTGAAAAGGCATAG